A section of the Estrella lausannensis genome encodes:
- the topA gene encoding type I DNA topoisomerase, translated as MGKSLIIVESPAKIKTLRKFLGANYIFESSVGHIRDLPESEFGIAIDNDFEPSYTILKDKKKVCDSLKSAAKKSDVIYLCPDPDREGEAIAWHIQEILKDTLKKDIPFKRVTFNSITKEAVLKALETPKDINHSLVDAQQARRLLDRIVGYKISPILNKRIQRGRGEGVSAGRVQSVALKLVVDREKEIEAFVAVEYWKLGALFKKAEDEKQFKASLFSVDGKKIIKESSEGDGYQIGNREAAEEVLARMKGHPYHVESVEKKEKRRFPVPPFITSTLQQEASRHFGFSSQRTMSIAQKLYEGIDMGTEGQEGLITYMRTDSVRVAPEAISEARSYIQNQYGADYLPETPKYYTTKKSAQDAHEAIRPTNLLHPPEKIEKYLSKEEFLLYRLIWRRFLASQMMPAVYDTMSVDIVNGKGILLRATGSVIKFSGFLAVYEEKIDEEDKDEEDRLLPKLEEGETLKTLDFFHEQSFTRPPPRFTEASLVKELEKSGVGRPSTYAAIMNKIQSRDYTVKESGRLKPTELGRVIANLLEANFKDIMDIGFTASMEDDLESIAESKRPWKAVVKDFWQRFSPQLELAEKQAFVPKIETDIPCPQCESGKLQKIWSKNKYFFGCSNYPECSFSAPVETIDFKKEDYAEDFDWDQKCPLCSSEMKLRHSRFGSFLGCSKYPDCKGLVNIPKKGEKIIPESELPSCPAVGCPGKIVSRKSRFGKIFFSCSTFPECDVIANSVEELNAKYQDHPRTAYVKKERYPSKGKKGKEKSAKESKAKKTSKATKAKKAAPAKEKAKRAQKELTLTGPLKDFLAKDTMSRGDITKEVWVYIKEKGLQDANDKRLIVPDKKLAKVLGTDEPVNMFKLPGLLNKYIGDK; from the coding sequence ATGGGCAAATCGCTAATCATCGTAGAATCGCCGGCCAAGATTAAGACACTGAGAAAATTCTTAGGCGCCAACTACATTTTTGAATCGTCTGTCGGTCACATCAGGGATCTGCCTGAAAGTGAATTCGGCATCGCCATCGATAATGACTTCGAACCAAGTTACACCATTTTGAAAGACAAAAAGAAGGTGTGCGACAGTTTGAAGAGCGCCGCGAAAAAAAGCGATGTCATCTATCTTTGCCCCGACCCTGACAGGGAAGGAGAAGCGATCGCCTGGCATATTCAGGAAATACTGAAAGACACCCTCAAAAAAGATATTCCTTTCAAACGAGTCACTTTCAACTCCATCACGAAAGAAGCTGTGCTCAAGGCCCTTGAGACTCCTAAAGACATTAATCACTCGCTGGTCGATGCTCAGCAAGCCAGGAGGCTTCTCGACAGGATCGTAGGTTACAAAATCTCCCCTATCCTCAACAAACGCATCCAAAGAGGGCGTGGAGAGGGCGTTTCTGCCGGAAGAGTGCAGTCTGTAGCCCTCAAACTGGTTGTCGACAGGGAAAAAGAGATAGAAGCGTTCGTAGCCGTCGAGTACTGGAAACTCGGAGCGCTCTTTAAGAAAGCGGAAGATGAGAAGCAGTTTAAAGCATCCCTCTTCTCCGTCGACGGAAAGAAAATCATCAAAGAATCTTCCGAAGGCGATGGTTATCAGATAGGCAACAGAGAAGCTGCTGAAGAAGTTCTCGCAAGGATGAAGGGACATCCCTACCATGTCGAAAGCGTTGAGAAAAAAGAAAAGAGACGCTTCCCCGTCCCCCCCTTCATCACGTCGACACTCCAGCAAGAGGCAAGCCGCCACTTCGGTTTTTCCTCCCAAAGAACGATGAGCATCGCGCAAAAGCTCTACGAAGGGATCGACATGGGAACGGAAGGTCAGGAAGGTTTGATCACCTACATGCGTACCGATTCGGTTCGTGTAGCGCCTGAAGCCATCTCTGAAGCACGCTCCTATATCCAGAATCAATACGGCGCCGATTATTTACCGGAAACTCCCAAATACTACACCACCAAAAAAAGCGCACAGGACGCGCACGAAGCGATCAGACCGACAAATCTTTTGCACCCACCGGAGAAGATCGAGAAATATCTGTCCAAAGAAGAATTTTTACTCTATCGCCTGATCTGGAGAAGGTTCTTAGCCTCGCAGATGATGCCCGCCGTATACGACACGATGAGCGTCGATATCGTCAACGGAAAGGGAATATTGCTGAGAGCTACCGGTTCTGTCATTAAATTCTCCGGCTTTTTAGCGGTTTACGAAGAGAAAATCGACGAAGAAGACAAAGACGAAGAAGACAGGCTTCTGCCCAAGCTTGAAGAAGGAGAAACGCTGAAGACGCTGGACTTCTTCCATGAGCAATCGTTCACAAGACCCCCTCCACGCTTTACCGAAGCATCCTTAGTCAAGGAGCTGGAAAAATCGGGCGTTGGCAGACCGTCGACTTATGCCGCTATCATGAACAAGATCCAGAGCCGCGACTATACAGTCAAAGAGAGCGGCAGGCTTAAACCCACAGAGCTCGGACGGGTGATCGCCAATCTGCTCGAGGCAAACTTCAAAGACATCATGGATATTGGCTTCACCGCCAGCATGGAAGATGACCTTGAGTCGATCGCCGAAAGCAAGCGTCCCTGGAAAGCCGTTGTGAAAGACTTCTGGCAGCGTTTCTCTCCCCAGCTGGAACTGGCCGAGAAACAGGCTTTCGTTCCTAAAATTGAAACCGATATCCCTTGTCCGCAATGCGAGAGCGGTAAACTGCAAAAAATCTGGTCGAAAAACAAATACTTCTTTGGATGTTCCAATTATCCAGAGTGCAGTTTCTCAGCTCCCGTCGAAACGATCGATTTCAAAAAGGAAGATTACGCAGAAGACTTTGACTGGGATCAAAAATGCCCACTGTGCAGTTCTGAAATGAAACTCAGACATAGCCGGTTCGGCTCATTCCTCGGCTGCAGTAAATACCCCGATTGCAAGGGGCTTGTCAATATCCCTAAGAAGGGAGAAAAAATCATCCCCGAAAGCGAACTGCCCTCCTGTCCGGCAGTCGGCTGTCCTGGAAAAATTGTCTCAAGAAAATCGCGCTTCGGCAAAATTTTCTTTTCCTGCTCAACCTTCCCGGAGTGTGATGTGATCGCCAATTCAGTCGAAGAGCTGAATGCAAAATATCAGGATCATCCGCGCACTGCCTACGTCAAAAAAGAGCGCTACCCCTCTAAAGGAAAAAAGGGAAAAGAAAAGTCGGCCAAAGAATCGAAGGCTAAAAAAACTTCCAAGGCGACTAAAGCCAAAAAAGCAGCCCCCGCCAAAGAGAAGGCAAAAAGGGCGCAGAAAGAACTGACCCTGACAGGACCTCTGAAGGATTTTTTGGCAAAAGACACGATGAGCCGCGGAGATATCACCAAAGAGGTGTGGGTCTATATCAAAGAAAAAGGGCTGCAGGACGCAAACGACAAGCGCCTGATCGTACCTGACAAGAAGTTGGCCAAGGTTTTGGGTACAGATGAGCCGGTCAACATGTTTAAACTGCCGGGCCTTTTAAACAAATATATCGGCGACAAGTAA
- a CDS encoding ParB/RepB/Spo0J family partition protein yields MEENLIEVPLSAIKAGGAQPRSRFDEEELQELKTSIREIGLIHPPVVRLSQDGSYELISGERRFRAYSLLGKETIPVIVKSFDDKTAAIGSLVENIQRVDLNPIEVAVGIKRLMEEFQLSQQDVSLKIGKERSTVSNYLRILQLPVSIRDSLQRNTITMGHAKAILSVSDDHAKVLLHEAIVKDSLSVREAEKKAASLEKKVKERAFFLKQRDFHLEDIERRAEERLGTKVWIEGSAKKGRISITYHNLDDLDRILAILGIADSL; encoded by the coding sequence ATGGAAGAAAATCTGATAGAAGTCCCTCTTTCCGCCATAAAGGCGGGGGGAGCGCAGCCGAGAAGCCGCTTTGATGAAGAAGAGCTGCAGGAGCTTAAAACATCGATCCGTGAGATCGGCTTGATCCACCCTCCTGTTGTACGCTTAAGTCAAGACGGTTCGTATGAATTGATATCGGGCGAGAGGCGCTTTCGCGCTTATTCTCTTCTTGGAAAAGAGACAATTCCCGTGATCGTGAAGTCCTTCGATGATAAGACCGCGGCCATCGGATCGCTCGTAGAGAATATTCAGAGGGTAGACCTAAACCCGATCGAGGTGGCTGTGGGCATCAAAAGGCTGATGGAAGAGTTTCAGCTTAGCCAGCAGGATGTGTCTTTAAAAATTGGTAAGGAGAGATCGACTGTCTCCAACTACTTAAGAATTTTGCAACTGCCTGTCTCCATCAGAGATAGTTTGCAGAGGAATACGATCACCATGGGACATGCCAAGGCGATTCTTTCAGTGTCTGACGACCACGCCAAGGTCTTACTGCATGAAGCCATTGTCAAAGATTCTCTCTCTGTCAGAGAAGCGGAGAAAAAGGCTGCTTCGCTTGAAAAAAAGGTGAAAGAGAGAGCTTTTTTTCTTAAGCAGCGCGATTTTCATCTGGAAGACATTGAGAGACGGGCTGAAGAGAGGCTTGGCACAAAGGTATGGATTGAGGGGAGTGCCAAAAAAGGCAGGATATCGATCACCTATCACAACCTGGATGATCTTGACCGCATTTTGGCTATTTTGGGCATAGCCGACTCTCTGTAA
- a CDS encoding ankyrin repeat domain-containing protein, giving the protein MLKIIPKSIDWGEVGRSGFEKKFQSDPAVFMHRLTEAIPHQLLNAEWLNLHHITTKQHQYRLISVVLTAAINAQTTDSTSRFIRTLAQAGVFSSLPPLDTKSCFFKLDPPKEKGMNDPCRILGETLSYCIQKGDETVASLLIDEITLNNELFLLKACRHNLPQIVTKIASRLSEETKAATFTHGLVLCCEKGALETLKTLLSLGANPLSDHNGVYPVHAACKNLESDCLNALLPYLNETGLNAREEMTGHTPLQVLFTRLERSYDMEQRARDNLKTLSMASLILAHGADPSAPFGLESSILHDLCGRWSVFPSEVAFVKLLIDAGLNPTSPGRRGSPINRLFQSQPAGGAELFKLLLMKGETPYWTKDQNITWIEQFFCRKTTRFLDEFFLSYSATLSNLFLAAAGYADFVAAVKESAQKIVEDCRQKEKNPLELAWIMQQPTIEDTAKSTLSAPEINELEEEMELHFPHRFL; this is encoded by the coding sequence ATGCTTAAGATAATTCCCAAATCCATTGACTGGGGTGAGGTTGGCAGGAGTGGTTTTGAGAAAAAGTTTCAATCGGATCCGGCCGTTTTCATGCACCGCCTCACGGAAGCCATCCCCCATCAGTTGCTCAATGCTGAATGGCTAAACCTCCATCACATCACAACCAAACAACATCAATACCGTCTGATTTCCGTCGTCCTCACCGCGGCAATTAATGCCCAAACCACCGATTCAACCTCTCGCTTCATCCGAACTTTAGCGCAAGCGGGCGTTTTTTCATCTCTCCCTCCCCTGGATACCAAATCTTGCTTCTTCAAACTAGACCCCCCAAAAGAAAAGGGAATGAACGATCCATGCAGAATATTGGGCGAAACGCTCAGCTACTGCATTCAGAAAGGGGACGAAACGGTTGCCTCTCTCTTAATTGATGAGATAACACTCAACAACGAGCTGTTTCTTCTGAAAGCCTGCCGGCACAACCTGCCCCAGATCGTCACAAAAATAGCTTCGCGACTTAGCGAAGAAACCAAAGCTGCTACTTTCACGCACGGGCTTGTGCTCTGCTGCGAAAAAGGGGCTTTAGAAACATTGAAAACGCTGCTTTCGCTCGGAGCGAATCCTCTCTCAGACCACAATGGCGTCTATCCAGTCCATGCCGCCTGCAAGAATTTGGAAAGTGATTGCTTAAACGCACTTTTGCCATATTTAAACGAGACGGGTTTAAATGCCCGGGAGGAGATGACAGGCCACACCCCTTTGCAGGTTCTTTTCACCCGGCTTGAGAGAAGCTACGACATGGAACAAAGAGCGCGGGATAATCTTAAAACCCTCTCGATGGCCTCGCTCATTCTCGCGCATGGCGCCGACCCCAGCGCCCCATTTGGATTAGAATCCTCCATTCTGCACGACCTCTGCGGTCGCTGGTCTGTGTTCCCTTCCGAAGTCGCTTTTGTGAAACTCCTGATCGATGCGGGCTTAAACCCCACTTCTCCGGGCCGACGGGGATCACCCATCAACAGGCTTTTTCAAAGCCAGCCCGCCGGGGGTGCTGAACTTTTTAAACTGTTGCTGATGAAAGGAGAAACACCCTACTGGACAAAGGATCAGAACATCACTTGGATTGAGCAATTTTTTTGCCGGAAAACGACGAGGTTCCTTGATGAATTTTTCCTAAGCTACTCAGCCACTTTATCCAACCTGTTTCTAGCCGCTGCAGGTTACGCCGATTTCGTCGCCGCAGTCAAGGAGAGCGCCCAAAAGATTGTTGAAGATTGTAGACAAAAAGAGAAGAACCCGCTGGAGCTGGCATGGATTATGCAGCAGCCAACCATTGAAGACACGGCAAAGAGCACACTCTCAGCTCCTGAGATAAACGAGCTGGAAGAGGAGATGGAGCTGCACTTCCCCCATCGATTCCTTTAG